The following are from one region of the Eubacterium sp. MSJ-33 genome:
- a CDS encoding glycoside hydrolase family 2 TIM barrel-domain containing protein, producing MIVPRYYEDLDFLHENTMQPRAYYIPASHRMEDLVEHREVSDRVQMLNGMWKFRYFESIYGVKDAFYESGYDTSDFDEIPVPGVWQMAGYDTHQYTNIRYPFPFDPPYVPQDIPCGAYVHTFSYAKDEKAPKVYLNFEGVDSCFYVWVNGTHTGYSQVSHATSEFDVTDVIEEGENTIAVLVLKWCDGSYLEDQDKFRMNGIFRDVYLLKRPEKAVQDYRITTEITEACAKITLDISYYQETPVAISVEDAAGTVAAQAVINKAGTVTLEIANPELWNTEHPYLYTLILQSADETIEDAIALRTVAIQDRVLYFNGQAIKLRGVNRHDSDPVTGFTVDVAKIKKDLTLMKEHNFNAIRSSHYPNAPYFYQMCDRYGFLVCDEADIEAHGPFMLYRKEDTDYNRFKKWNEKIADDPAWEQAILDRVRRMVTRDKNRFCIIFWSMGNESAYGCNFEKALAWTKKYDPARITQYESARYRNYDVTYDYSNLDLYSRMYPALSEIEEYLEKDGSKPFLLVEYCHSMGNGPGDLEDYFQIIQKDARMCGGFVWEWCDHAIAHGQAENGKTKYYYGGDHGETIHDGNFCMDGLVYPDRTPHTGLLEYKNVYRPVRVVSYDEKTGRLVLHNYMDFDDISDYADILYEVTVDGLCVQKGVLDEVSIAPHSDGVMTLKLDIPQSGKVYLKLRYQLKKELPLLPAKHELGFDEVLLANADGRNRAVVKWLTEAKEKNEISVSETDTEITLKASDFAYAISKRTGLFTKLQYAGRDYLNHPMELNIWRAPTDNDMYIRAKWENAHFHEAYTRAYKVETIQNRYGVIVMSHVGVVAPTVQKILDVELVWKVESSGRITASMEASKDAEFPELPRFGVRVFFDKNLSEVSYYGMGPQESYRDKHRAASHGLYRSAVKDLHEDYIKPQENGSHFDCDYVELHNGRYGIVAVSETPFSFQASNYTQEMLTQTKHNYELEELDSTVLCIDYALNGIGSNSCGPEVLAAYRFDEKEFQFGFTFVPYVKG from the coding sequence ATGATTGTGCCACGTTATTACGAAGATTTAGATTTTTTACATGAAAATACAATGCAGCCAAGAGCGTATTATATACCAGCTTCCCACCGAATGGAGGATCTGGTGGAGCATCGGGAGGTATCCGACCGTGTACAGATGTTAAACGGCATGTGGAAATTCCGGTATTTTGAGAGCATCTATGGTGTGAAGGATGCATTTTATGAGAGTGGTTATGATACATCGGATTTTGATGAGATTCCGGTGCCGGGTGTCTGGCAGATGGCAGGCTATGACACACATCAGTATACGAATATCCGCTATCCATTTCCGTTTGATCCGCCGTATGTACCACAGGATATTCCGTGTGGTGCGTATGTGCATACGTTTTCTTATGCGAAGGATGAGAAAGCACCGAAGGTGTACCTGAACTTTGAGGGCGTGGATAGCTGCTTTTATGTATGGGTGAATGGCACCCATACCGGATATAGTCAGGTGTCCCATGCAACGAGCGAGTTTGATGTGACAGACGTGATAGAAGAGGGCGAGAATACGATCGCCGTACTTGTCTTGAAATGGTGCGATGGTTCGTATCTCGAAGATCAGGATAAGTTCCGGATGAACGGTATCTTCCGGGATGTCTATCTTCTGAAACGGCCGGAAAAGGCGGTACAGGATTACCGCATTACGACGGAAATCACGGAAGCGTGTGCGAAAATTACATTGGATATCAGCTACTATCAGGAGACCCCGGTCGCCATATCTGTGGAGGATGCGGCAGGGACTGTGGCTGCACAGGCAGTAATCAACAAGGCGGGAACTGTGACATTGGAGATTGCGAACCCGGAGCTTTGGAATACGGAACATCCGTATTTGTACACACTCATTCTGCAAAGTGCGGATGAGACAATCGAGGATGCAATCGCTTTGCGCACGGTAGCAATACAGGATCGGGTGCTATATTTCAATGGACAGGCAATCAAGCTGCGCGGTGTGAACCGGCATGACTCGGATCCGGTCACAGGGTTTACAGTTGATGTTGCAAAGATCAAGAAGGATCTCACGTTGATGAAGGAGCATAATTTCAATGCGATTCGTTCAAGCCATTATCCGAATGCACCATATTTCTACCAGATGTGCGACCGGTATGGATTCCTTGTGTGCGATGAGGCAGATATCGAGGCGCATGGACCATTTATGCTGTACCGCAAGGAGGATACAGACTACAACCGCTTCAAAAAATGGAATGAGAAGATTGCAGATGATCCGGCATGGGAGCAGGCGATTCTCGATCGCGTGAGGCGCATGGTTACGCGGGATAAAAACCGCTTCTGTATCATTTTCTGGTCGATGGGAAATGAGAGTGCGTATGGATGTAATTTTGAAAAGGCTCTTGCATGGACAAAGAAATACGATCCAGCCCGTATCACGCAATATGAAAGTGCGCGGTATCGGAATTACGACGTGACGTATGACTACTCAAATCTTGACCTGTACAGCCGGATGTATCCGGCACTTTCCGAGATTGAGGAGTATCTGGAGAAGGATGGCAGCAAGCCATTTCTGCTTGTGGAATATTGTCATAGCATGGGAAACGGTCCCGGCGATCTGGAGGATTATTTCCAGATAATCCAGAAGGATGCGCGGATGTGTGGTGGATTCGTCTGGGAGTGGTGTGATCATGCGATTGCGCACGGACAGGCGGAAAATGGGAAGACGAAATATTATTATGGCGGCGATCACGGCGAGACAATCCATGATGGAAATTTCTGCATGGATGGACTGGTGTACCCGGATCGTACACCACATACCGGATTGCTTGAATATAAGAATGTGTACCGTCCGGTGCGTGTTGTATCTTATGATGAGAAGACCGGCAGACTTGTATTGCATAACTACATGGATTTTGATGATATAAGCGACTATGCAGACATCTTGTATGAAGTAACTGTGGATGGTCTGTGCGTGCAAAAGGGTGTGCTGGATGAGGTATCGATCGCACCGCACAGCGACGGTGTGATGACGCTCAAGTTGGACATTCCGCAGAGCGGCAAGGTGTATCTGAAGCTCCGGTATCAGTTGAAGAAAGAACTTCCATTGCTCCCAGCAAAGCATGAATTAGGATTTGATGAGGTGTTGCTTGCCAATGCCGATGGCAGAAACCGGGCGGTTGTCAAATGGCTGACAGAAGCAAAAGAGAAAAATGAGATCAGTGTCAGTGAAACCGATACAGAGATTACATTAAAGGCGAGCGATTTCGCATATGCAATCAGCAAACGAACCGGACTTTTTACGAAGCTTCAATATGCAGGACGGGACTATCTGAACCATCCGATGGAGCTGAACATCTGGCGGGCACCGACAGATAACGATATGTATATCCGCGCGAAATGGGAGAATGCACATTTTCATGAGGCGTACACAAGAGCGTATAAGGTGGAGACAATCCAGAACCGGTATGGTGTGATCGTGATGAGTCATGTCGGCGTTGTGGCACCGACCGTACAGAAGATTCTGGATGTCGAGCTTGTATGGAAGGTGGAAAGCTCAGGAAGAATAACTGCATCCATGGAGGCAAGCAAGGATGCAGAGTTCCCGGAGCTTCCGAGATTTGGCGTGCGAGTATTCTTCGACAAGAACCTTTCCGAGGTTTCATATTATGGCATGGGCCCGCAGGAGAGCTACCGCGACAAGCACAGAGCTGCAAGTCATGGATTGTATCGTAGTGCGGTGAAGGATCTGCATGAGGACTATATCAAGCCACAGGAAAATGGCAGCCATTTCGATTGTGATTATGTCGAATTGCACAACGGTCGGTATGGAATTGTGGCAGTTTCTGAGACACCATTTTCATTTCAGGCGTCAAACTACACACAGGAAATGCTGACGCAGACAAAGCACAATTATGAATTGGAAGAATTGGACAGTACGGTATTATGTATCGATTATGCGTTAAACGGCATCGGTTCCAACAGTTGTGGACCGGAGGTGCTTGCGGCATATCGATTCGATGAGAAGGAATTTCAGTTTGGGTTTACATTCGTTCCGTATGTGAAGGGATGA
- the alr gene encoding alanine racemase: MDSTLKRTWAEIDLDALAHNYKTLRDRIGANVKFLGVVKADAYGHGSVQVSRLLQELGADYLAVSSIDEAVELRLNDITMPILILGHTPKEQVSRLIEYNITQAVTCKAKALEYSEEAVKCGGTLKIHIKVDTGMSRLGYLCDGDYFDTGVEGICEGCSLPGLYAEGIFTHFAVSDEPGDACKAYTEHQFQLFTDVIKSVEEKLGRRFAIRHCANTGAVARYPETWLDMVRPGLLLYGYGEFAEELGLQPVMSLKTTVSTIKTYPAGTAISYGGIYVTDKTTRMGVIPYGYADGFFRALSNRCTLMSEEGPIYQRGKICMDMCMIDLTDKMQVDVGSEIEIFGKKNSINDMAALANTIPYELTCAVSKRVPRFYYRDGKMIEKELLLRG; the protein is encoded by the coding sequence ATGGATTCCACATTGAAGCGAACATGGGCTGAGATTGATTTGGACGCCCTTGCTCATAATTACAAAACATTGCGCGATCGAATCGGTGCAAATGTCAAGTTTTTAGGTGTTGTCAAAGCAGATGCTTACGGACACGGTTCTGTACAGGTAAGCCGCCTGCTGCAGGAGCTTGGCGCCGACTATCTGGCGGTCAGCAGCATCGACGAAGCGGTAGAACTTCGCTTAAACGACATCACCATGCCGATTCTGATTCTTGGACATACACCAAAGGAGCAGGTCAGCCGTCTGATCGAGTACAATATTACACAAGCAGTTACCTGCAAAGCAAAAGCACTTGAATACAGTGAAGAAGCCGTAAAATGCGGTGGTACATTGAAGATTCATATCAAGGTTGATACCGGAATGTCACGACTTGGCTATCTGTGTGACGGGGATTATTTCGATACCGGTGTAGAAGGTATCTGCGAGGGCTGCTCGCTTCCGGGGCTTTACGCGGAAGGAATCTTTACACATTTTGCTGTGTCCGATGAGCCGGGGGATGCATGCAAAGCCTACACGGAGCATCAGTTCCAGTTATTTACCGACGTAATCAAAAGCGTCGAGGAAAAGCTCGGCAGACGGTTCGCCATCCGCCACTGTGCCAATACCGGTGCGGTTGCCCGTTATCCGGAAACATGGCTTGATATGGTAAGACCGGGACTTTTGTTATATGGATATGGAGAATTTGCAGAAGAACTTGGACTTCAGCCTGTCATGAGCTTAAAGACGACTGTCAGCACGATCAAGACATACCCGGCCGGTACTGCAATCAGCTACGGTGGAATCTATGTGACCGATAAAACGACACGTATGGGCGTTATCCCTTACGGCTATGCCGATGGATTTTTCCGTGCCCTGTCTAATCGCTGCACCCTGATGTCAGAGGAAGGTCCGATTTACCAACGCGGAAAGATCTGCATGGATATGTGCATGATTGATCTGACTGACAAGATGCAGGTCGATGTCGGCAGCGAGATTGAGATCTTCGGAAAGAAAAATTCGATCAACGATATGGCAGCTCTGGCAAACACGATTCCGTACGAACTAACGTGTGCCGTCAGCAAGCGCGTTCCAAGATTCTATTACCGTGACGGAAAGATGATAGAGAAGGAATTATTGTTGCGAGGGTAA
- a CDS encoding UvrD-helicase domain-containing protein — protein MDNMDSLKMDEISRNRIISDMDNNFFVEAGAGSGKTTMLVNRMVSMIEHGRDIRQICAITFTKAAANEFRGRFQKILLERSTPECNYVDKGYAGQLPKPTDESRERCAYALKHLDDCFMGTIDSFCQMLIAEHPYETGVPSDASVVSGTELAVVYKHEFVRICDGEYGEELRNLADSFSALHHMPEKAFVDGIRILMEHKDATIAYTEKTDYVPGTLDLEYQTQIEQIRRENPEEFTFRGMWEKKLPLVIGKMCQLNLQETEVYKTLQNLQYNVTMTFLMKASKCIAEYLRENGYMTYFDYLFYLRNMLREDAKNGGRMISYISRRHSYYLIDEFQDTNPIQSEIFFYLTAENPVADWMACEPKPGTLFIVGDPKQSIYRFRNADVGSYLRVKGLFENMKHGDILCLSRNFRSRKKLCEHFNAVFSNTFEPGTNQCAYTPIPVMEDPVSEFTGVYSYICHSPRREGDNMRDKYQVCNIIKRLVGNEAFQILAEDGVHLRTIRYSDIMVIHKSKTQMGAMIDEFARQDIPVRVEGKVLFEECAALKKVLARYKERKEKVICSPASLFSEIMEEEQIFEHVETDGMEVLYYVLELLRKAESNAEIVTLEDGITYIEKLMQPGADQERCLSLSDDKDCVYMANLHKVKGLEAPIVILAYAWPCQQPPNTHIEYRADGSDMYVFRVHNEGVNYPWNNWKKEISFSTEIYKKYEDQELAALDAEEQRLIYVAATRARNVLIVSNIEVIKKNGIDYESVWEPLLNNVNDFFYMADCYDPNYTLAAKDRPKTQAADLYKRAKETCVLNDRTAETAGYEIITPSRLELDTDIPVEDVLDLPERNTEREAAEDICANSSDGITREERGYLLSRANILGTMLHRLMEILVNSRNKIPIDDMTIQILEECLPPEDEEKKDIFAKAIAMTAKNIRNGGCAQKNDAPQDILHTLLAADEVYTEVPFCYSEKQGDQTLVYNGIMDVVYCEEGNWHIIDYKTNYDGEHLDKKYKAQLDAYIKALKQTTGHDADAKIYHIEL, from the coding sequence ATGGATAATATGGACAGTTTAAAAATGGATGAGATATCCAGAAACCGGATTATCTCAGATATGGATAACAACTTTTTTGTAGAGGCGGGAGCCGGTTCCGGGAAAACAACCATGCTTGTAAACCGGATGGTTTCCATGATAGAACATGGAAGGGATATCCGGCAGATTTGTGCGATTACATTTACAAAGGCAGCGGCGAATGAGTTTCGTGGCAGATTCCAGAAGATTTTGCTTGAGCGAAGCACTCCGGAATGTAACTACGTTGATAAGGGATATGCTGGGCAGCTGCCAAAGCCGACAGACGAATCACGGGAGCGGTGTGCATATGCATTAAAGCATCTGGATGACTGTTTTATGGGAACCATTGATTCCTTTTGCCAGATGCTGATTGCAGAGCATCCTTATGAGACCGGCGTTCCTTCGGATGCATCTGTTGTTTCCGGAACAGAATTAGCGGTTGTTTATAAACATGAGTTTGTGCGTATTTGTGATGGTGAATATGGAGAAGAACTTCGTAATCTGGCAGATAGTTTCAGCGCTCTGCACCATATGCCGGAAAAGGCGTTTGTAGATGGAATCCGTATTCTCATGGAACACAAAGATGCGACGATTGCATATACGGAGAAGACAGACTATGTACCGGGCACACTTGATCTGGAGTATCAGACACAGATCGAACAGATCCGCCGGGAAAATCCGGAGGAATTTACATTTCGGGGGATGTGGGAGAAAAAACTGCCGCTTGTGATTGGAAAGATGTGTCAGTTAAATCTGCAGGAAACAGAGGTCTATAAAACATTACAGAACCTGCAATATAATGTGACGATGACTTTTTTGATGAAGGCATCGAAGTGTATCGCTGAATATCTAAGGGAAAACGGGTATATGACGTACTTTGATTATCTGTTTTATCTTCGAAATATGTTGCGTGAGGATGCAAAAAATGGGGGACGGATGATTTCCTATATTTCCAGACGACATTCCTATTATCTGATTGATGAATTCCAGGATACAAATCCGATTCAGTCAGAGATTTTCTTCTATCTGACAGCAGAAAATCCGGTTGCAGACTGGATGGCGTGTGAGCCAAAGCCGGGAACACTTTTTATTGTGGGAGATCCGAAACAGTCAATTTACCGCTTTCGAAATGCAGATGTAGGATCTTATCTGAGAGTGAAAGGATTGTTTGAGAATATGAAACACGGAGATATTCTGTGTCTGTCCAGAAATTTCCGTTCGCGAAAAAAACTGTGTGAACATTTTAATGCAGTGTTCTCGAATACATTTGAACCGGGAACGAATCAGTGTGCATATACGCCGATTCCTGTTATGGAGGATCCTGTATCTGAATTTACAGGAGTGTATTCCTATATCTGTCATTCACCTCGTAGAGAGGGTGATAATATGAGAGATAAATATCAGGTATGCAATATCATAAAAAGATTAGTTGGAAATGAGGCATTTCAGATTCTGGCGGAGGATGGAGTACATCTGCGTACTATCCGGTATAGTGATATTATGGTTATTCATAAGTCGAAGACGCAAATGGGAGCTATGATTGATGAATTTGCAAGACAGGATATTCCTGTGCGAGTGGAAGGAAAGGTACTGTTTGAAGAATGTGCGGCGTTGAAGAAAGTCCTTGCAAGATATAAGGAGAGAAAAGAAAAAGTGATTTGTTCCCCGGCGAGTCTATTTTCAGAGATTATGGAGGAAGAGCAAATCTTTGAACATGTGGAAACAGATGGCATGGAAGTCCTCTATTATGTTTTGGAGCTGCTTCGTAAGGCAGAAAGCAACGCAGAGATTGTAACACTGGAAGATGGAATCACATATATAGAGAAGCTGATGCAGCCGGGAGCCGATCAGGAACGATGCTTAAGTCTTTCGGATGACAAGGATTGCGTGTATATGGCAAACCTGCACAAGGTCAAAGGATTAGAGGCGCCGATTGTGATTCTTGCATATGCATGGCCTTGTCAGCAACCGCCGAATACACATATAGAATACCGGGCTGATGGAAGCGATATGTATGTATTTCGTGTACATAATGAAGGCGTTAATTATCCGTGGAACAATTGGAAGAAGGAAATTAGTTTTTCTACAGAAATATATAAAAAATATGAAGATCAGGAGTTAGCAGCACTTGATGCAGAAGAACAACGGCTTATATATGTGGCGGCGACACGGGCAAGAAATGTATTGATTGTAAGTAATATCGAGGTAATCAAAAAAAATGGTATAGATTATGAGAGTGTGTGGGAGCCATTGCTGAACAATGTAAATGATTTCTTTTATATGGCAGACTGCTATGATCCGAATTATACACTTGCGGCAAAGGACAGACCAAAAACGCAGGCAGCAGATCTGTATAAGCGTGCCAAGGAGACGTGTGTTTTGAATGACCGAACGGCAGAGACAGCGGGGTATGAAATCATTACACCGAGCCGTCTGGAGCTTGATACGGACATACCGGTGGAGGATGTGTTGGATCTGCCGGAACGGAATACTGAGCGGGAAGCTGCAGAAGATATTTGCGCGAACTCATCGGATGGCATCACAAGGGAAGAACGGGGATATTTGCTTTCGCGCGCCAATATACTGGGTACGATGCTGCATCGCCTGATGGAAATTCTCGTGAATTCGAGAAATAAAATCCCAATTGATGATATGACAATACAGATTCTGGAAGAATGTCTGCCACCGGAAGATGAGGAGAAAAAAGATATATTTGCCAAGGCAATCGCTATGACAGCGAAAAACATTCGAAATGGCGGTTGTGCACAGAAAAATGATGCACCGCAGGATATCCTGCATACATTACTTGCGGCAGATGAAGTATACACGGAAGTTCCGTTTTGCTATTCGGAAAAACAAGGAGACCAGACACTGGTCTATAACGGAATCATGGATGTTGTTTATTGCGAAGAAGGAAACTGGCATATCATTGATTACAAGACCAATTATGATGGAGAGCATCTGGATAAGAAGTATAAGGCACAGCTTGACGCTTACATCAAGGCGTTGAAGCAGACAACGGGGCATGATGCGGATGCAAAAATCTACCATATTGAACTATGA
- a CDS encoding sigma-70 family RNA polymerase sigma factor, translating into MSETMKMIANMRRQTGLLDAEQEQQLGARMAAGGADGARAREEMINANLGLVAFCVNDYKKYGVEEEDLLTMGITGLIRAVDKFDYTMGYRFSTFAVNWIRQAIFRGMKESDKTIRLPEYMASNIAKIRREADRIKQQTGTEATLEDLVRTTGMSEKKIRQCQEYGARNMVSLDDFVGDEGDTTRNELIADETATNPEKAVLDEGIAGAVRAVLTMLPEKEAAVLTMRYGLDGNEPMTLEQVAKHPQFGLTRERIRQIENRAINRIRHSYKMKEQLCEYAS; encoded by the coding sequence ATGAGTGAGACTATGAAGATGATTGCGAACATGAGAAGACAGACTGGTCTGCTTGATGCGGAGCAGGAACAGCAGCTTGGCGCACGCATGGCGGCTGGGGGTGCCGATGGAGCGCGGGCACGTGAGGAAATGATCAACGCGAATCTGGGGCTTGTTGCCTTTTGCGTGAACGACTACAAGAAGTACGGCGTGGAAGAGGAGGATCTTCTCACCATGGGTATCACGGGGTTGATTCGTGCGGTCGATAAGTTCGACTATACGATGGGATACCGGTTCAGCACCTTTGCTGTGAACTGGATTCGTCAGGCAATCTTCCGCGGGATGAAGGAGAGTGACAAAACCATTCGTCTGCCGGAGTATATGGCGAGCAATATTGCGAAGATACGTCGGGAAGCAGACAGGATCAAACAGCAGACCGGAACCGAGGCGACGCTGGAGGATCTGGTGCGGACAACCGGCATGTCGGAGAAGAAGATCCGGCAGTGTCAGGAATATGGAGCCAGAAACATGGTGTCACTGGATGATTTTGTCGGAGATGAAGGAGATACCACAAGGAATGAGCTGATCGCAGATGAGACAGCGACGAACCCGGAGAAAGCAGTCCTTGACGAAGGAATTGCCGGTGCAGTACGCGCCGTGCTTACGATGCTTCCGGAGAAAGAAGCGGCAGTTCTGACAATGCGTTATGGTCTGGATGGGAATGAGCCAATGACGCTGGAACAGGTGGCAAAGCATCCACAGTTTGGCCTGACAAGAGAGCGTATCCGTCAGATTGAGAATCGGGCAATCAATCGTATTCGCCATAGCTACAAGATGAAGGAACAGCTTTGTGAATATGCATCCTAG
- a CDS encoding aldose 1-epimerase family protein, whose amino-acid sequence MLHTIENNYLRVTVSDHGAELTSVYDKAQDFERIWCADPAVWNRHAPVLFPFVGKVNSNTYHYNGNSYTMKTQHGFARDAEFTCTEETADSITHKLVYSDETLRIYPFKFELLITHKLDPENPRLLHVSWTVKNLGSDEMLYSIGGHPGFQIAPGHARSEYSIALPDANPRHYLLLDPNGSGLADTSKTYPFNNGSAYVPVTDTMFDKDALVFEDGQLSSVGLVDADKKPFVTLTCTDFPYVGIWSKPEGPYVCLEPWIGRTDDLGFEDDLSKKAGEQKLEANAKAVHTYTLEFHGE is encoded by the coding sequence ATGTTACATACGATTGAAAACAATTATCTGAGGGTTACGGTTTCCGACCATGGTGCCGAACTGACAAGCGTCTATGATAAGGCACAGGATTTCGAACGGATCTGGTGTGCGGATCCGGCAGTCTGGAACCGACATGCACCTGTTCTATTCCCATTTGTCGGAAAAGTAAATAGCAATACATACCACTACAACGGAAACTCCTATACCATGAAGACACAGCATGGTTTTGCGCGTGATGCAGAATTTACCTGTACCGAAGAAACCGCAGATTCCATCACACATAAGCTTGTATACTCGGATGAAACGTTACGGATCTATCCATTTAAATTTGAACTTCTGATCACACATAAACTGGATCCTGAAAATCCACGTCTTCTGCACGTCTCATGGACAGTAAAAAATCTTGGTTCCGATGAAATGCTATATTCCATCGGTGGTCATCCGGGATTCCAGATTGCACCGGGACATGCGCGGAGCGAATACTCCATTGCCCTGCCGGATGCAAATCCGCGGCACTATCTCCTGCTTGATCCGAACGGTTCCGGATTGGCAGACACAAGCAAAACCTATCCTTTTAACAATGGTTCTGCCTATGTTCCTGTTACAGATACAATGTTTGACAAGGATGCTCTGGTCTTCGAGGACGGACAGCTTTCGAGTGTCGGACTCGTCGATGCGGACAAGAAGCCATTTGTTACGCTCACCTGCACAGACTTCCCATATGTCGGAATCTGGTCAAAACCGGAAGGTCCGTATGTCTGTCTGGAGCCTTGGATTGGACGGACAGATGATCTTGGATTTGAAGATGATTTGTCCAAGAAAGCGGGCGAACAGAAGCTGGAAGCGAATGCAAAAGCCGTGCACACCTACACACTTGAATTTCATGGCGAATAA
- a CDS encoding DUF3137 domain-containing protein, which yields MTLNPNDHQIVSKISGKQRTIRFLNFIHPLIFIAIPALIFWGFTCWEQQTAKGICLVVLGFLCIPLFILTGKQVNKLLKKLKEYLGEYIIRDILAEHVQINQYSPNEHINNDFVKNCPLLPGYDRITGSDYVSGTYRSVPFTFCDLHLQYKDTYRDKNGRKRTRYRTNFLGHVITLDTNTNINGFVRICERKNPRKENGFLSGIVSGAAEFLGMNQNKVEMESDPFNQQFKVITSNDELAFYILTPQFMEHIVAADEKVDGYTKIEFENSKVTLALNNGKNSFELTKTLWSKSRLDETRLRFRDEFQNILSIIDEILTKENLF from the coding sequence ATGACTTTAAATCCAAATGATCACCAGATCGTATCTAAGATTTCCGGGAAGCAGCGAACCATCCGCTTCCTGAATTTTATCCATCCACTTATTTTTATCGCTATTCCAGCACTGATTTTCTGGGGCTTTACGTGCTGGGAACAACAGACTGCAAAGGGTATCTGCCTGGTTGTGCTTGGGTTCTTATGCATTCCGCTCTTTATCCTGACCGGAAAGCAGGTGAACAAGCTGCTGAAAAAGCTCAAGGAGTATCTCGGTGAATACATCATCCGGGATATTCTCGCCGAACACGTGCAGATCAACCAATATTCACCGAACGAGCATATCAATAACGATTTCGTTAAAAATTGCCCGCTCCTGCCAGGATATGACCGCATCACCGGCTCCGATTATGTGTCCGGCACTTATCGTAGTGTTCCATTTACTTTCTGCGATCTGCATCTGCAGTACAAGGATACCTACCGGGATAAAAACGGACGGAAAAGAACGCGTTACCGCACAAACTTCCTCGGACATGTCATCACGCTTGACACGAATACCAATATCAATGGTTTTGTTCGTATCTGTGAGCGCAAGAATCCACGCAAAGAAAATGGGTTTCTCTCCGGTATCGTCAGCGGTGCAGCAGAATTTCTCGGCATGAACCAGAACAAGGTTGAGATGGAGAGCGATCCATTCAACCAGCAGTTCAAGGTAATCACTTCCAATGACGAGCTTGCCTTCTATATTCTCACGCCACAATTCATGGAACATATTGTTGCTGCAGACGAGAAGGTCGACGGCTACACAAAGATTGAATTTGAGAACAGCAAAGTCACGCTGGCACTGAATAACGGGAAAAATTCTTTCGAACTCACAAAGACACTTTGGAGCAAATCCCGTCTGGACGAAACCAGATTGAGGTTCCGCGATGAATTCCAGAATATCCTGAGTATCATCGACGAGATTCTGACAAAGGAAAATCTATTTTAA